A window of the Henckelia pumila isolate YLH828 chromosome 3, ASM3356847v2, whole genome shotgun sequence genome harbors these coding sequences:
- the LOC140893618 gene encoding WAT1-related protein At1g25270-like, with protein sequence MRIKILVVYRLAFATIFVAPIALIFERKRRPKLTWNVAFHGFACGIIGAALGSNLYAESLVLTSATYAVAMSNFIPALTLVMAVVFRLESLDVRGSAGKAKIIGTALGIGGAMTLTLYKGKDISFWSSRVHFPPTVESATDHKVGQHNFLGSFLALCSCIAYATWLIIQAKMSKIYPCYSSTALTCLSGAITSGIYSLCTERNWTNWKLGWNLRLLAAAYMGVIGSGLMIAAGAWATSVAGPLFVSSFQPLSLIFVVLVGSLILKEMLHLGSVIGSVLIIVGLYLVLWGKAKEMNEASFHSKTTEEHMLEFASSADGNQTSSSGDRGEEVSSSPVEKV encoded by the exons ATGAGGATAAAGATTCTGGTCGTTTATCGGCTGGCTTTCGCCACCATTTTCGTTGCTCCGATTGCTTTAATCTTTGAAAG GAAAAGAAGACCTAAATTAACTTGGAATGTAGCTTTCCATGGTTTTGCTTGTGGAATAATTGG AGCAGCATTAGGGAGCAATTTATATGCTGAAAGCTTGGTCTTAACATCTGCAACCTATGCAGTAGCTATGTCTAATTTCATCCCAGCTCTGACATTAGTCATGGCTGTTGTTTTCAG GTTAGAGAGTTTAGATGTCCGAGGATCGGCCGGAAAAGCAAAGATTATTGGAACCGCATTAGGCATTGGAGGAGCAATGACTTTAACTCTTTACAAGGGAAAGGACATCTCGTTTTGGTCGTCTCGCGTTCATTTTCCTCCTACTGTCGAATCTGCAACGGATCATAAGGTGGGGCAGCATAATTTTTTGGGCTCTTTCTTGGCTCTGTGTAGTTGCATTGCTTATGCAACATGGTTGATAATTCAG GCAAAGATGAGCAAAATATACCCGTGTTATTCGAGTACTGCTCTAACATGTCTCAGTGGAGCTATCACGTCTGGAATTTACTCCTTGTGCACCGAAAGAAATTGGACGAACTGGAAACTTGGCTGGAACCTCAGACTTCTGGCTGCTGCTTATATG GGTGTTATCGGCTCGGGGCTGATGATTGCTGCAGGAGCATGGGCGACCTCGGTTGCCGGCCCTCTATTCGTATCTTCATTTCAGCCTCTGTCTCTGATATTTGTCGTGCTTGTAGGGTCTCTGATTCTCAAAGAGATGCTGCATTTGGGAAG TGTTATAGGTTCAGTGCTCATTATTGTGGGATTGTACTTAGTTCTCTGGGGAAAAGCCAAGGAAATGAATGAGGCTAGTTTTCACTCGAAAACAACAGAGGAACATATGCTGGAATTCGCGTCGTCCGCTGATGGAAATCAAACATCCAGTTCTGGTGACAGAGGGGAAGAAGTGTCATCTTCACCTGTTGAAAAAGTATGA